The Mobula birostris isolate sMobBir1 chromosome 11, sMobBir1.hap1, whole genome shotgun sequence genome has a segment encoding these proteins:
- the tomm22 gene encoding mitochondrial import receptor subunit TOM22 homolog, with product MRMRGVLGLVQVERGGGGVGRMAAELSVERRLDAGDEIEDDDDDDLDESLAERLWGLTEMFPEGVRNASGVAASCSLTLAKKLYSFTRSALWVGTTSFMILILPVVFETEKLQLEQQQIQQQRQILLGPNTGISGGMPGMLPPPVPGKI from the exons ATGCGCATGCGCGGCGTTCTCGGCCTAGTGCAGGTGGAGCGCGGCGGTGGCGGCGTCGGTCGGATGGCGGCAGAGCTGAGTGTGGAGCGGCGGCTTGATGCTGGCGACGAAATCGAGGACGATGATGATGACGAT TTGGATGAGTCCCTTGCGGAGCGACTGTGGGGTTTGACGGAGATGTTCCCTGAGGGAGTACGAAACGCCTCGGGGGTAGCCGCCAGCTGCTCACTGACGTTGGCCAAGAAGCTGTACAG CTTCACTCGCTCGGCCCTGTGGGTGGGGACCACGTCCTTCATGATCCTGATTCTCCCAGTAGTCTTTGAAACAGAAAAACTACAATTGGagcaacaacagatccagcaacAGAGACAG ATCCTACTGGGTCCGAACACAGGGATATCCGGAGGAATGCCGGGAATGCTGCCACCACCAGTTCCAGGGAAAATATAA